A region from the Saccharomonospora azurea NA-128 genome encodes:
- a CDS encoding PQQ-dependent sugar dehydrogenase, translating into MITAVLVVGATMLTGALGMATPGQVRTNDESVLYPPRDDVEGAGVEAAAVPEGFRDETAISGLTEPTVAAFAPDGTTFVGDKDGVIRVWDDVDSDTSRVFADLSTEVFNGWDRGLLGLAVHPEFPEKPHVYAFYTRDAPPGQTAPVWNDQCPSPPGYTEDGCVVTNRLVKLTMGEDGVAQAPETLVDGWCQQYPSHSADTLAFGPDGALYASAGEGASFNFADYGQQGNPCADPPGDAGTDLTIPDARGGSLRAQSPRRPDGEPAVLNGSVIRIDPDTGEGVAGNPYADSADENKRRILAYGFRNPFRFVVHPESNEVWVGDVGEARADEINRFVPDSTEAPNFGWPCFEGAEPHPSWQATGLTMCDTLYAEGSDRKPVLQYTSGEKVSPDDTCPNTGGASLSGFAFADGETLPEPYRGALFFSDSTRGCIWVMGKDADGAPNPADVTTFAQGLSVPVQLEFGPDGALYYVSLDTGELRRIVHDDDPNTEPEAVIKAKPTEGKSPLLVMFDGRGSSDPDGDRLRYEWDLDGDGEFDDGRLPIAFWIYPEKEFVRPALKVTDPGGKSSIARVDVVVDNAPAPEPTPVIDTPDTDLRWHVGQKVSFSGGATDAKDGTLPESALTWKLTMRHCAHDGHCHSHDIETFTGSSGEFIAPDHPYPSHLELTLSARDSDGNVGTKTIELQPKTVDLTFKSDPEGIGVTVGNYGVVTDSTIRVIVGSSLSVSAAARIEIPPYVLVFDRWEDGAGASRIIDAPEEPTTYTVYYTIE; encoded by the coding sequence GTGATAACAGCCGTGCTGGTCGTGGGGGCGACCATGCTGACCGGTGCGCTCGGTATGGCGACTCCCGGACAGGTGCGTACGAACGACGAGTCGGTTCTCTACCCCCCACGTGACGACGTCGAGGGCGCGGGCGTCGAGGCAGCCGCGGTCCCGGAGGGATTCCGCGACGAGACGGCCATCTCGGGGCTCACCGAGCCCACCGTGGCGGCCTTCGCACCCGACGGCACGACCTTCGTCGGCGACAAAGACGGTGTGATCCGGGTGTGGGACGACGTGGACTCCGACACCTCACGGGTCTTCGCCGACCTGAGCACCGAGGTGTTCAACGGCTGGGACCGTGGCCTGCTCGGCCTCGCGGTGCACCCGGAGTTCCCGGAGAAGCCGCACGTCTACGCCTTCTACACTCGCGACGCCCCACCCGGGCAGACCGCGCCGGTGTGGAACGACCAGTGTCCGTCCCCGCCCGGGTACACCGAGGACGGGTGCGTGGTCACCAACCGGCTCGTCAAGTTGACGATGGGCGAGGACGGTGTCGCGCAGGCTCCGGAGACACTGGTCGACGGCTGGTGTCAGCAGTATCCGAGTCACAGCGCGGACACCCTGGCGTTCGGCCCCGACGGCGCGCTGTACGCCAGCGCCGGTGAGGGCGCGAGCTTCAACTTCGCCGACTACGGCCAGCAGGGCAACCCGTGCGCCGACCCGCCGGGCGACGCCGGGACCGACCTCACGATCCCGGACGCCCGTGGCGGTTCGCTGCGCGCTCAGTCGCCGCGTCGCCCCGACGGTGAGCCGGCGGTGCTGAACGGCAGCGTCATCCGCATCGACCCCGACACCGGCGAGGGCGTGGCCGGCAACCCGTACGCGGACAGCGCCGACGAGAACAAGCGACGCATCCTGGCGTACGGCTTCCGCAACCCGTTCCGCTTCGTCGTCCACCCCGAGAGCAACGAGGTGTGGGTCGGCGACGTCGGTGAGGCGCGGGCCGACGAGATCAACCGGTTCGTGCCGGATTCCACGGAGGCCCCGAACTTCGGTTGGCCGTGCTTCGAGGGCGCGGAGCCGCACCCGAGCTGGCAGGCCACCGGGCTGACGATGTGCGACACGCTCTACGCGGAGGGCAGCGACCGCAAGCCCGTGCTCCAGTACACCAGCGGCGAGAAGGTGTCGCCGGACGACACGTGCCCGAACACCGGCGGCGCTTCGCTGTCCGGGTTCGCGTTCGCCGACGGGGAGACGCTGCCCGAGCCCTACCGTGGTGCGCTGTTCTTCAGCGACAGCACGCGCGGCTGCATCTGGGTGATGGGCAAGGACGCCGACGGCGCGCCGAACCCCGCCGACGTGACGACGTTCGCCCAGGGACTGTCGGTGCCGGTGCAGCTGGAGTTCGGCCCGGACGGCGCCCTGTACTACGTGTCGCTCGACACCGGCGAGCTGCGTCGCATCGTGCACGACGACGACCCGAACACCGAGCCCGAGGCCGTGATCAAGGCCAAGCCCACGGAGGGGAAGTCGCCGCTGCTGGTGATGTTCGACGGCCGCGGTTCGAGCGACCCCGACGGCGACCGGCTCCGCTACGAGTGGGATCTCGACGGCGACGGTGAGTTCGACGACGGCAGGCTGCCCATCGCGTTCTGGATCTACCCGGAGAAGGAGTTCGTGCGGCCCGCGTTGAAGGTCACCGACCCCGGCGGCAAGAGTTCGATCGCCAGGGTCGACGTGGTGGTCGACAACGCACCGGCTCCGGAACCGACACCGGTGATCGACACCCCGGACACGGATCTCCGATGGCACGTGGGCCAGAAGGTGTCCTTCTCCGGCGGTGCCACGGACGCCAAGGACGGCACGCTGCCCGAGTCGGCGCTGACCTGGAAGCTGACCATGCGGCACTGCGCCCACGACGGTCACTGCCACAGCCACGACATCGAGACCTTCACGGGCTCGTCCGGTGAGTTCATCGCACCCGACCACCCGTACCCGTCGCACCTCGAACTGACGCTGAGCGCCCGGGACTCCGACGGCAACGTGGGAACCAAGACCATCGAGTTGCAGCCCAAGACCGTCGACCTGACGTTCAAGTCCGATCCCGAGGGCATCGGGGTGACGGTCGGCAACTACGGCGTGGTCACCGACTCGACCATCAGGGTCATCGTCGGCAGCTCCCTCTCGGTCAGCGCGGCCGCCCGGATCGAGATCCCGCCGTACGTGCTGGTGTTCGACCGGTGGGAGGACGGTGCCGGTGCCAGCCGGATCATCGACGCCCCGGAGGAACCCACGACCTACACGGTCTACTACACGATCGAATGA
- a CDS encoding SDR family NAD(P)-dependent oxidoreductase → MDSRFWAAVQQEDLAELARTLDVPADESLEAVLPALSSWYRGSQRQADIDDKRYGVTWQTLDPATPAKLTGTWVVVSVVSSMAEHPWVQGALDALARAGATVRHLRLDEADTDRAVLAGKLRELLADGAEPSGVLSLLAFDERGHSEHPAAPVGLALTVALVQALGDVDVRALLWCASDGAVSVAPTEAPRNPGQAQVWGFGRVVGLEHPERWGGLVDLPATVEERYQAGLANAVGNAAEEDQLAVRGRIPLVRRLVRTPLRDAAPVRSWRPEGTVLVTGGTGALGSHVARWVAREGAEHVLITSRRGMDAPGAAELRDELTQLGSRVTIAACDVADRDSLAALLAEHPVTAVFHVAAVLDDSLIDSLTVEQIHRVAGVKVGGTLNLHELTADMPLSAFVVFSSFAGTTGGPGQGNYAPGNAFLDAFAQQRRAHGLPATSLAWGPWAGGGMAEGDGGELSRRHGLKDVSPELSLEIMKQALDHDETFVTVAEIDWERFFLAFTSSRARPFLYGVDDVQRMLASGAAGDMVGATSSAKAAVDSPTELGSRLAQLSEAEQERELVKIVRDQVATVLGHTDADRIDVKAAFKDLGFDSVTAVELRNRLNSVTGLKLPATLIFDFPSAASLVAHLRTELVGEQEVATATPTTTTPVDEPIAIVAMSCRYPGDVESPEDLWRMLVNGEEGITDFPANRGWDVDALYDPDPAAEGKTYTRKGGFLHRAGEFDPGFFGISPREALAMDPQQRLLLETSWEAFERAGIDPLSLAGSPSGVFFGLSYQDYADQLNQAPDSVYVGVGNTASVASGRVAYSLGLEGPAVTIDTACSSSLVAMHLAVQSLRRGECSLALAGGAVVMASPDMFVEFSRQRGLAVDGRCKAFSADADGFGSAEGVGIVLLERLSDAQRNKRNILAVVRGSAMNQDGASNGLTAPNGPSQQRVIRAALADAGVTPSEVDAVEAHGTGTTLGDPIEAQALQATYGRDRERSLWLGSVKSNLGHTQAASGVAGVMKMVLAMRHGVVPATLHVSEPSPHIDWSAGAVELATEAIEWPDTGRPRRAGVSSFGISGTNAHVILEQAPEPEPVEVTPRPVVPWVISAKSESALRELAERVAEYGADRAAGDVAVGLAGRSVFDHRAVVVGEDPVALMSGIARGESPAGVVHDVASPVDRVVFVFPGQGSQWVGMAARLLDESQVFAERMAECAEALAPFVDWDVFDVLGDEVALARVDVVQPVLWAINVSLAAVWESLGVVPGAVVGHSQGEIAAAVVAGGLSLGDGARVVALRSQVIAARLAGAGGMLSVAAPLDQVTSRLVDGVSVAAVNGPNAVVLSGNPEALVEVQSGFEAEGVRARMVAVDYASHSEHVEAIEAELADLLAPVEPQSGRIPFYSTVDSAWLDTTELTGRYWYRNLRQTVEFAPAVEHLAAEGRQAFIEVSAHPVLTMAIQDTVEHTDQPAAVVGTLRRDEGDLRRLLTSAAEAFCAGVDVDWKIVTAGAGSTPFDLPTYPFQHQRYWPDEPGKVGDVESVGLSSTDHPLLGAAVEMAEGEGLVFTGKLSLHSHPWLADHAVSGVPLLPGTAYLELAIWAGDQVGCSHLEELAMETPLVLPDSGGVQLQLVVAEPGDGGRRAVRLYSRAGEGDWVRHAAGTLAPAAPEAATDLTSWPPPGAEPVDVDGFYAGLAEQGYDYGPAFQGMRAAWRRGDEVFAEVALPEGQRSTADRYGLHPALLDAAMQTTELGGFDDDGQARLPLVWTGVTLHASGAATLRVRVSSAGPDAVTVDVADQSGIAVATIESLVARPISADHLAAARPGAESLYRLTWVPREVGGNAAELVLVGDDFVDLGITRYPDVAKLAEGGATPDVVLVSVPDGEDDSEEPTSAVRAAANRVLRLVQEWLADDRFGDSRLGVVVRGALAVSDGDVPVLGQSAVTGLIRSACSENPDRLVLVHIDDDPASVTALPHALATGEPEIALRRGEVFAPRLATAGPVEHEPVTLDPDGTVLITGGTGTLGRMLSRHLVDRHGVRHLLLASRRGPDAPGAEALRTELAELGADVTIVSADVSDRRAVAELLERVPDAHPLTAVVHTAAVLDDGLVTSFTPERVDTTLRPKADAALHLHELTRDRDLAAFVLFSSGAAVYGSKGQANYAAANSVLDALAQYRRANGLPAISLNWGFWATASEMTGTLGEADLERIARDGGIAISDEQGLALFDEALRRNDPVLVPSPMDLDVLRDQARDGTLPALLSGLVRAPAQRRRVSTTSPTDGGGRERSALLDRLAGLDDKGRNAVLLDVVTGHVAAVLGHQSAAAVDPRRGFLEMGFDSLTGIELRNRLNAATGQRLPATLIFDYPAPEAVATYLAEALASAAGTGEAAHSVFSATSAQSLSSKLDSLDQELAVMTLDDDVRAELAERLAELATRYGGTVPKGGIAEKIDAASDDEIFDFIDNELKP, encoded by the coding sequence ATGGACTCCCGGTTCTGGGCGGCCGTGCAGCAGGAGGACCTCGCCGAGCTCGCTCGGACGCTCGACGTTCCCGCGGACGAGTCCCTGGAGGCCGTGCTCCCGGCGCTGTCCTCCTGGTACCGGGGCAGTCAGCGGCAGGCCGACATCGACGACAAGCGTTACGGCGTCACCTGGCAGACACTCGACCCGGCCACACCGGCGAAGCTCACCGGAACCTGGGTCGTCGTGTCCGTCGTGTCCTCCATGGCCGAGCACCCCTGGGTGCAGGGCGCACTCGACGCCCTCGCCCGCGCCGGTGCGACGGTGCGTCACCTGCGCCTCGACGAAGCCGACACCGATCGGGCCGTGCTCGCGGGCAAGCTTCGGGAGCTGCTCGCCGACGGGGCCGAACCCAGCGGCGTGTTGTCGTTGCTCGCGTTCGACGAGCGGGGCCACTCGGAACACCCGGCGGCACCGGTCGGCCTCGCGTTGACGGTGGCCCTGGTGCAGGCGCTCGGTGACGTGGACGTGCGGGCCCTGTTGTGGTGTGCCAGCGACGGTGCGGTGTCGGTGGCGCCGACGGAGGCGCCGCGGAACCCCGGTCAGGCGCAGGTGTGGGGCTTCGGCCGGGTCGTCGGACTCGAACACCCCGAGCGCTGGGGTGGTTTGGTCGACCTGCCCGCCACCGTGGAAGAGCGGTATCAGGCCGGCTTGGCGAATGCGGTCGGCAACGCGGCCGAGGAGGACCAACTCGCCGTGCGGGGCCGGATCCCGCTCGTGCGTCGTCTGGTCCGGACCCCGTTGCGCGACGCGGCCCCCGTGCGTTCGTGGCGGCCCGAGGGCACGGTGCTCGTCACCGGCGGTACCGGAGCGTTGGGCTCGCATGTCGCGCGGTGGGTCGCGCGTGAGGGCGCCGAGCACGTGCTCATCACGAGCCGGCGGGGCATGGACGCTCCGGGCGCCGCGGAACTCCGCGACGAGCTCACACAGCTCGGCAGCCGTGTGACGATCGCGGCCTGCGACGTCGCCGACCGCGACTCGCTCGCGGCGCTGCTCGCCGAACATCCCGTCACCGCCGTGTTCCACGTCGCCGCGGTCCTGGACGACAGCCTGATCGACTCGCTCACCGTCGAGCAGATCCACCGGGTGGCCGGGGTCAAGGTCGGCGGGACGCTGAACCTGCACGAGCTGACCGCGGACATGCCGCTGTCGGCGTTCGTCGTGTTCTCGTCGTTCGCCGGCACCACGGGAGGCCCCGGGCAGGGCAACTACGCGCCGGGTAACGCGTTCCTCGACGCGTTCGCCCAGCAGCGGCGTGCCCACGGGCTGCCGGCGACCTCGCTCGCGTGGGGGCCCTGGGCGGGCGGCGGCATGGCCGAGGGGGACGGTGGTGAGCTGTCCCGCCGCCACGGGCTGAAGGACGTCAGTCCCGAGCTGTCGCTGGAGATCATGAAGCAGGCGCTCGACCACGACGAGACGTTCGTGACCGTCGCCGAGATCGACTGGGAACGGTTCTTCCTCGCGTTCACCTCGTCGCGAGCCCGGCCGTTCCTGTACGGCGTGGACGACGTGCAACGGATGCTGGCCTCCGGCGCGGCGGGCGACATGGTCGGAGCGACGTCGTCGGCGAAGGCGGCCGTCGACTCGCCCACGGAACTCGGTTCGCGGCTCGCGCAGCTGTCCGAGGCGGAGCAGGAACGCGAGCTCGTCAAGATCGTGCGCGACCAGGTCGCGACGGTGCTCGGGCACACCGACGCCGACCGGATCGACGTGAAGGCGGCGTTCAAGGACCTCGGCTTCGACTCGGTGACCGCAGTGGAACTGCGTAACCGGTTGAACTCGGTGACCGGCCTGAAGCTGCCCGCGACACTGATCTTCGACTTCCCGTCCGCGGCCTCGTTGGTCGCGCACCTGCGTACGGAGCTGGTCGGCGAACAGGAGGTCGCCACCGCCACACCGACGACCACGACGCCCGTGGACGAGCCCATCGCCATCGTCGCGATGAGCTGCCGCTACCCCGGTGACGTCGAGAGTCCCGAGGACCTGTGGCGGATGCTGGTCAACGGCGAGGAGGGCATCACCGACTTCCCGGCCAACCGCGGCTGGGACGTCGACGCCCTGTACGACCCGGACCCGGCGGCGGAAGGCAAGACCTACACCCGCAAGGGAGGGTTCCTGCACCGGGCGGGCGAGTTCGATCCCGGGTTCTTCGGGATCTCGCCGCGTGAGGCGTTGGCGATGGATCCGCAGCAGCGGTTGCTGTTGGAGACGTCGTGGGAGGCGTTCGAGCGCGCGGGCATCGACCCGCTGTCGCTCGCGGGCAGCCCGTCCGGCGTCTTTTTCGGACTGTCGTATCAGGACTACGCCGATCAGTTGAACCAGGCTCCCGACAGCGTGTACGTGGGCGTGGGCAACACGGCGAGCGTCGCGTCGGGCCGGGTGGCGTATTCGCTGGGCCTGGAGGGCCCGGCGGTGACGATCGACACCGCGTGCTCGTCGTCGCTGGTGGCGATGCATCTGGCGGTGCAGTCGCTGCGGCGGGGTGAGTGCAGTCTGGCGTTGGCCGGTGGCGCGGTGGTGATGGCGTCGCCGGACATGTTCGTGGAGTTCTCGCGTCAGCGGGGGCTCGCGGTGGACGGCCGGTGCAAGGCGTTCTCCGCCGACGCCGACGGCTTCGGCTCGGCCGAGGGTGTGGGCATCGTCCTCCTGGAGCGGCTGTCCGACGCCCAACGCAACAAGCGCAACATCCTCGCGGTCGTGCGTGGTTCGGCGATGAACCAGGACGGTGCCTCGAACGGCCTGACCGCGCCCAACGGCCCGTCGCAGCAGCGCGTCATCCGCGCCGCGCTGGCCGACGCGGGTGTCACGCCGTCCGAGGTGGATGCTGTGGAGGCGCACGGCACCGGCACCACCCTGGGTGACCCGATCGAGGCGCAGGCACTCCAGGCCACCTACGGCAGGGATCGCGAGCGATCGTTGTGGCTGGGGTCGGTGAAGTCGAACCTCGGCCACACCCAGGCGGCGTCCGGTGTCGCGGGCGTGATGAAGATGGTGCTCGCGATGCGCCACGGTGTGGTGCCGGCGACGCTGCACGTCAGTGAGCCGTCGCCGCACATCGACTGGTCCGCCGGCGCGGTGGAGCTGGCGACGGAGGCCATCGAATGGCCGGACACCGGTCGACCTCGGCGCGCGGGCGTGTCGTCGTTCGGCATCAGTGGCACGAACGCACACGTCATCCTGGAGCAGGCTCCCGAGCCCGAGCCGGTCGAGGTGACACCGCGTCCGGTGGTGCCGTGGGTGATCTCGGCGAAGTCGGAGTCGGCGCTGCGTGAGTTGGCCGAGAGGGTCGCCGAGTACGGGGCTGATCGGGCTGCCGGTGATGTGGCGGTGGGTCTGGCCGGTCGCTCGGTGTTCGATCACCGGGCCGTGGTCGTGGGGGAGGACCCGGTCGCGCTGATGTCGGGCATCGCTCGGGGCGAGAGTCCGGCCGGTGTGGTGCACGATGTGGCGTCGCCGGTGGACCGTGTGGTGTTCGTGTTCCCCGGGCAGGGTTCGCAGTGGGTCGGCATGGCCGCCCGATTGCTTGATGAGAGCCAGGTCTTCGCCGAGCGGATGGCCGAGTGTGCTGAGGCGCTGGCGCCGTTCGTCGATTGGGATGTGTTCGACGTTCTCGGTGATGAGGTTGCGCTGGCTCGGGTTGATGTGGTGCAGCCGGTGTTGTGGGCGATCAACGTGTCGTTGGCCGCGGTGTGGGAATCGTTGGGTGTGGTTCCTGGTGCGGTGGTGGGGCATTCGCAGGGTGAGATCGCCGCGGCGGTCGTCGCGGGTGGCTTGAGCCTGGGTGATGGTGCGCGGGTGGTGGCGTTGCGCAGTCAGGTCATCGCCGCCCGGTTGGCGGGTGCGGGTGGCATGTTGTCCGTGGCCGCCCCGCTGGATCAGGTGACCTCTCGCCTGGTCGATGGGGTGTCTGTTGCGGCGGTGAACGGTCCGAACGCGGTCGTGCTGTCCGGAAACCCCGAGGCGCTCGTCGAGGTGCAGTCCGGGTTCGAGGCCGAGGGTGTTCGGGCGCGGATGGTCGCGGTGGACTACGCGTCGCATTCGGAGCATGTGGAGGCGATCGAGGCCGAGCTCGCGGACCTGCTCGCCCCGGTCGAGCCGCAGTCGGGTCGGATCCCGTTCTATTCGACCGTCGATTCCGCGTGGTTGGACACCACTGAGCTCACGGGCCGGTACTGGTATCGGAATCTGCGGCAGACGGTGGAGTTCGCTCCGGCTGTCGAGCACCTGGCTGCCGAGGGGCGGCAGGCCTTCATCGAGGTCAGTGCGCATCCGGTGTTGACGATGGCGATCCAGGACACCGTCGAACACACCGACCAGCCTGCCGCTGTCGTGGGCACGCTGCGTCGCGACGAGGGCGATCTCCGTCGTCTGCTGACCTCGGCTGCGGAGGCGTTCTGCGCCGGAGTCGACGTCGACTGGAAGATCGTCACCGCGGGCGCGGGCAGCACACCGTTCGATCTGCCGACCTACCCCTTCCAACACCAGCGCTACTGGCCGGACGAGCCGGGCAAGGTCGGCGACGTCGAGTCGGTCGGGCTCAGCTCCACGGACCACCCGTTGCTCGGTGCGGCCGTCGAGATGGCGGAGGGCGAGGGACTCGTCTTCACCGGCAAGCTCTCGCTGCACAGCCATCCCTGGTTGGCCGACCACGCCGTCTCGGGCGTGCCCCTGCTGCCCGGCACCGCGTATCTCGAACTCGCGATCTGGGCGGGCGACCAGGTCGGGTGCAGCCATCTCGAGGAACTCGCGATGGAGACCCCGCTGGTGCTGCCCGACAGCGGTGGCGTGCAGCTGCAGTTGGTGGTCGCCGAACCCGGTGACGGGGGACGACGCGCCGTGCGGCTGTACTCCCGGGCCGGCGAGGGCGACTGGGTGCGCCACGCGGCGGGCACGCTCGCTCCGGCCGCACCCGAGGCCGCGACCGACCTCACCAGTTGGCCGCCGCCCGGTGCGGAGCCGGTCGACGTCGACGGCTTCTACGCCGGGCTCGCCGAGCAGGGTTACGACTACGGCCCGGCGTTCCAGGGCATGCGGGCGGCGTGGCGACGCGGCGACGAGGTCTTCGCCGAGGTCGCCCTGCCGGAAGGGCAGCGGTCCACCGCGGACCGGTACGGCCTGCACCCGGCTCTGCTGGACGCGGCGATGCAGACCACCGAACTCGGTGGCTTCGACGACGACGGCCAGGCTCGATTGCCCTTGGTCTGGACCGGTGTGACACTGCACGCCTCCGGCGCCGCCACGTTGCGGGTCCGGGTGAGCTCGGCCGGGCCGGACGCGGTGACCGTCGACGTGGCGGACCAGTCCGGTATCGCGGTGGCCACGATCGAGTCGTTGGTGGCGAGGCCGATCAGCGCGGATCACCTCGCCGCGGCACGGCCCGGTGCCGAGTCGCTGTACCGGTTGACCTGGGTGCCTCGCGAGGTCGGCGGGAATGCCGCGGAACTCGTGCTGGTCGGCGACGATTTCGTCGACCTCGGGATCACGCGGTACCCCGACGTGGCGAAGCTCGCCGAGGGAGGCGCCACCCCCGACGTGGTGCTCGTGAGCGTCCCGGACGGTGAGGACGACAGCGAGGAACCGACGTCCGCGGTCCGTGCGGCGGCCAACCGGGTGCTGCGGCTGGTGCAGGAGTGGCTGGCCGACGACCGGTTCGGTGACTCCCGCCTCGGCGTCGTCGTGCGTGGCGCCCTGGCCGTGTCGGACGGTGACGTGCCTGTCCTCGGACAGTCGGCGGTCACGGGCTTGATCCGCTCGGCCTGCTCCGAGAACCCCGACCGGCTCGTGCTCGTGCACATCGACGACGACCCGGCGTCGGTGACGGCATTGCCGCACGCGCTCGCCACGGGCGAGCCGGAGATCGCGCTGCGGCGTGGCGAGGTGTTCGCGCCGAGGCTGGCCACGGCCGGCCCGGTCGAGCACGAGCCGGTGACCCTCGATCCCGACGGCACGGTGTTGATCACGGGCGGCACCGGGACTCTGGGCCGGATGCTGTCGCGTCACCTCGTCGACCGGCACGGCGTCCGCCACCTGCTGCTGGCCAGCAGGCGGGGACCCGACGCGCCGGGAGCCGAAGCGCTGAGAACGGAACTCGCCGAGCTCGGTGCCGACGTCACGATCGTCAGCGCCGACGTCTCCGACCGCCGCGCGGTCGCCGAGCTGCTGGAGCGCGTCCCCGATGCGCACCCGTTGACGGCCGTGGTGCACACCGCCGCGGTGCTCGACGATGGGCTCGTCACGTCGTTCACCCCGGAACGGGTCGACACGACCCTGCGGCCGAAGGCGGACGCCGCACTGCACCTGCACGAGCTGACCCGGGACCGCGACCTGGCGGCGTTCGTCCTGTTCTCGTCGGGCGCGGCCGTGTACGGCAGCAAGGGGCAGGCCAACTACGCCGCGGCCAACTCGGTGCTCGACGCGCTCGCCCAGTACCGCCGGGCGAACGGGCTGCCCGCGATCTCGCTGAACTGGGGTTTCTGGGCGACCGCCAGCGAGATGACCGGCACGCTCGGCGAGGCGGACCTGGAGCGCATCGCCAGGGACGGCGGTATCGCGATCTCCGACGAGCAGGGCCTGGCGCTGTTCGACGAGGCGTTGCGGCGCAACGACCCCGTTCTCGTTCCGTCGCCGATGGACCTCGACGTACTGCGGGACCAGGCGCGGGACGGCACGCTGCCGGCGTTGCTGAGCGGGTTGGTCCGAGCACCCGCCCAGCGCAGGAGGGTGAGCACCACCTCGCCGACCGACGGCGGGGGACGCGAGCGGTCCGCGCTGCTCGACCGGCTGGCCGGGCTCGACGACAAGGGCCGCAACGCTGTGCTCCTCGACGTCGTGACAGGCCACGTGGCCGCGGTGCTGGGGCACCAGAGCGCGGCCGCCGTGGACCCGCGACGCGGTTTCCTGGAGATGGGCTTCGACTCGTTGACCGGGATCGAGCTGCGGAACCGGCTCAACGCCGCGACCGGTCAGCGCCTGCCCGCCACGTTGATCTTCGACTACCCCGCGCCCGAAGCGGTCGCCACGTACCTCGCGGAGGCCCTGGCGTCCGCTGCGGGGACGGGCGAGGCAGCGCACTCGGTGTTCTCAGCGACCTCAGCGCAGTCGCTGAGCAGCAAGCTCGACAGCCTCGATCAGGAGCTGGCGGTGATGACGCTGGACGACGACGTCCGCGCCGAGCTGGCCGAGCGACTGGCCGAGCTCGCGACCAGGTACGGCGGAACAGTGCCGAAGGGGGGAATCGCCGAGAAGATCGACGCCGCGTCCGACGACGAAATCTTCGACTTCATCGACAACGAGTTGAAGCCGTGA